One stretch of Arachis duranensis cultivar V14167 chromosome 1, aradu.V14167.gnm2.J7QH, whole genome shotgun sequence DNA includes these proteins:
- the LOC107485029 gene encoding uncharacterized protein LOC107485029, translating to MVFDHLVADGFVKGYRTWINHGEWAIPMAIDDDTDDEEGARDDIEGLLNDAFGDVSHAEGVTVGQNEEGKKFYNLIDGASKELYPDCKKFFTLYFTIRLYLLKCLHGWSNASFTSLLELLKEAMPDINIPSSFYKTKAMIRDLGLDYKKIDACPNDCLLYRKELKDEKQYRVCGTSRYTKNSSNNSENQPNKKGHPIPAKTLRYFPIIPRLQRLFMCSKMAASLRWHDEERVKDGTLKHPTDGLAWKNLDEMDEEFAKESHNIRLGLSSDGFNPFRSMNISWSTWPVMLMVYNLPSWMCMKPEYCMLSLLILGPQSPGKDIDVYLQPLIEGLKLLWEKGVKTYDASKNESFQMRAALLWKINDFPTYAMLSGWSTKGKLACPYCNKNTSSLQLKHSRKTAYMDYRVFLPMDHPWRTNTRHKNPLRHNLDVMHIEKNILDSKNLQPNEVNNGKRTKLAKAYFSMTAVEKSIFLKTTKLPDGSASNISRCVHLGERKVFGYNKTHDAHFMLHYLLPIPIKSILPDHVAISLIRLSSFFRRLCKKFITLEEIDLLELEIVETLCQLERIFPPSFFDIMVHLPIHLANEVRLGGPVQFHWIYPPERYMCTLKSYVCNRSRPEGSIAEAYLDEECLTFCSRYLHGGVQTRLNKRSRNDNDPNKDEVVPSKLFSNKGHSLGVGNGEPINLDDISIVQAHVYVLHNCEEVADSVT from the exons ATGGTATTTGACCATTTAGTAGCCGACGGATTTGTTAAGGGATATAGAACATGGATTAATCATGGCGAATGGGCAATCCCGATGGCGATTGACGATGACACGGATGATGAAGAAGGTGCACGCGATGACATCGAAGGACTGCTTAATGATGCATTTGGAGATGTATCTCATGCTGAGGGTGTTACTGTAGGTCAAAATGAAGAGGGTAAAAAGTTTTACAATTTAATAGATGGGGCAAGTAAAGAGTTATACCCGGATTGCAAGAAATtttttacattatattttaCGATCCGTCTGTACTTGTTAAAGTGTTTACACGGTTGGAGCAATGCCTCCTTCACTTCACTTCTTGAGCTATTGAAAGAGGCAATGCCTGACATTAACATACCTTCATCTTTCTATAAGACAAAGGCTATGATAAGAGATTTAGGTTtggattataaaaaaattgatgctTGTCCTAATGATTGCCTTCTGTATAGAAAAGAACTAAAGGATGAAAAACAATATCGTGTGTGTGGAACTTCTCGATATACTAAAAATTCTAGTAATAATAGCGAGAACCAACCTAATAAGAAAGGTCATCCTATTCCTGCAAAGACTCTGAGATACTTTCCTATAATTCCAAGACTTCAGAGATTATTTATGTGCTCAAAGATGGCAGCTAGTCTGAGGTGGCATGATGAGGAGCGCGTAAAAGATGGGACGTTAAAGCATCCTACTGATGGCTTGGCATGGAAGAACCTTGATGAAATGGATGAAGAATTTGCAAAAGAATCTCACAATATTAGACTAGGCTTGTCAAGTGATGGGTTCAACCCATTTCGTAGCATGAACATTTCATGGAGCACGTGGCCCGTGATGCTGATGGTATACAACTTGCCTTCGTGGATGTGCATGAAACCCGAATATTGTATGCTTTCTTTACTTATTCTTGGGCCACAATCACCTGGTAAAGACATTGATGTGTATCTACAACCATTGATAGAAGGCTTGAAGTTGTTGTGGGAAAAAGGGGTCAAAACCTATGATGCGTCAAAGAATGAAAGCTTTCAAATGCGGGCAGCTCTTTTGTGGAAAATCAACGATTTTCCTACTTATGCTATGTTATCTGGGTGGAGTACAAAGGGAAAGTTGGCTTGCCCTTATTGCAACAAAAATACCAGTAGCTTACAACTAAAACACAGTCGAAAGACAGCTTATATGGACTATCGTGTCTTTTTACCCATGGATCATCCATGGAGAACCAATACAAG GCACAAGAACCCACTACGTCACAACTTAGATGTCATGCACATAGAGAAGAATATACTTGACAGT AAAAATCTTCAACCAAATGAGGTGAATAATGGCAAGAGAACAAAGTTGGCAAAGGCATATTTTTCTATGACTGCTGTAGAGAAGTCAATTTTTTTGAAGACAACAAAGCTACCTGATGGCAGTGCTTCGAATATATCACGCTGTGTACATCTAGGAGAAAGAAAAGTTTTTGGGTATAATAAGACCCACGATGCTCACTTTATGCTTCACTATTTACTACCAATACCGATTAAAAGCATCCTTCCTGATCATGTGGCCATTTCGTTGATTCGACTAAGTTCCTTTTTTCGTCGCTTGTGCAAAAAGTTCATCACACTGGAGGAGATAGATTTACTGGAGTTAGAGATTGTGGAAACATTATGCCAGCTTGAGAGGATCTTTCCCCCTAGTTTTTTTGACATAATGGTTCATCTTCCCATTCATTTAGCAAATGAGGTGAGATTGGGAGGTCCGGTGCAGTTTCATTGGATTTATCCTCCGGAAAGGTACATGTGTACATTAAAGTCATATGTTTGCAATAGAAGTCGGCCCGAAGGTTCTATTGCAGAGGCATATCTGGATGAGGAGTGCTTAACTTTCTGCTCAAGATACTTGCATGGAGGTGTGCAAACAAGACTTAATAAGCGGTCTCGGAATGATAATGATCCTAACAAAGACGAAGTTGTGCCATCAAAGTTATTTTCTAACAAAGGTCATTCGTTAGGCGTGGGAAATGGAGAACCAATTAATCTAGATGACATATCAATTGTTCAAGCCCATGTGTATGTATTACACAATTGTGAAGAAGTGGCAGATTCTGTTACGTaa